A single Dreissena polymorpha isolate Duluth1 chromosome 14, UMN_Dpol_1.0, whole genome shotgun sequence DNA region contains:
- the LOC127859042 gene encoding failed axon connections homolog isoform X4, protein MGKSRQCGKDYPADTVILHQFPRGPRAPSMSGFCLKLETFLRMTNIPYKNELGYKTGPKDKSPWIEYNGATMGDSQMIMEYLSEKCQVDLDKHLSDHQKALGRAIRVLAEDHMYWLVLLERWVYHRAETKAEKLTKLPSLFVWEIGRRTNNQAHAQGLGRHTQPEVERLLREDLKAISDFLGDKKFLFGDDACAVDCAVFGQLCQVMWHIPSVVTAKAYLEESLPNLKSYVERMRTAYWPDWDECVTDCFTKEATK, encoded by the exons ACAATGCGGGAAGGACTACCCAGCGGACACCGTGATTCTGCACCAGTTCCCTCGCGGACCACGTGCGCCGAGCATGTCCGGCTTCTGTCTCAAACTAGAGACCTTCCTACGTATGACCAACATCCCCTACAAG AACGAGCTTGGCTACAAGACAGGCCCCAAGGATAAGTCGCCCTGGATCGAGTATAACGGTGCGACCATGGGGGACTCGCAGATGATCATGGAATACCTGAGCGAGAAATGTCAGGTTGACCTTGACAAACACCTGTCCGACCACCAGAAGGCGCTGGGGCGGGCGATACGGGTACTAGCGGAAGACCATATGTACTG GTTGGTTCTGCTAGAGAGGTGGGTGTATCACCGGGCGGAGACTAAGGCGGAAAAACTCACCAAGTTGCCATCGCTTTTCGTCTGGGAGATTGGCAGACGAACAAATAACCAAGCGCATGCGCAGGGCCTTGGACGCCACACTCAACCGGAAGTGGAGAGACTGTTGCGTGAAGATTTGAAGGCTATTTCTGATTTCTTAG GAGACAAGAAGTTCCTATTTGGTGACGACGCATGCGCCGTGGATTGCGCCGTGTTCGGTCAACTGTGTCAGGTGATGTGGCACATTCCCAGTGTTGTCACCGCGAAGGCGTACCTTGAAG AGTCTTTGCCGAACTTGAAAAGTTACGTTGAGCGCATGCGCACTGCGTACTGGCCTGACTGGGACGAGTGTGTAACCGACTGCTTCACAAAAGAAGCGACAAAATAA